One genomic region from Candidatus Nomurabacteria bacterium encodes:
- a CDS encoding aminoglycoside phosphotransferase family protein encodes MDKINAQIADRHDVFYWQTDRAIEPEQAGHIWADRHRYFTDDELLNKVNGVLGRDGLTDIEPLDLDAQTNLGNVNSVRVGRLATGKEVVIRCHPRGVKNGYFHAEAVAARKAKEAGSPSYDTLAIHDYEGGDDFAFQVIDKLPGYAIKKWLETHPDDEAKLLPEIGKEMARLHQIKVSGFGAFDNEKAKNGELVGLHQTFGEAVRAGLPFNIDVLKQYGILTEQQAEAIAKLFDSNPLLDSNEAILVHNDFADWNLLTDGQGITGILDWDECVGGIPESDIACWSTFFEPERLKGFLDGYFSVVQKSNDFDDKFELLRLRYVVSKMTLRLRRYSWEPTDFMREKIETGKTHLAQSMECFGL; translated from the coding sequence ATGGATAAAATAAACGCCCAAATTGCCGACAGGCACGATGTCTTTTACTGGCAGACTGACCGAGCTATTGAGCCTGAACAGGCTGGACATATCTGGGCAGACCGTCATCGATATTTTACAGATGATGAACTGCTCAATAAAGTAAATGGAGTGCTCGGGCGTGACGGTTTGACCGATATTGAACCACTAGACCTAGATGCACAAACAAATCTGGGCAATGTAAATTCTGTGCGAGTTGGTCGCTTGGCGACTGGCAAAGAAGTAGTGATCCGTTGCCACCCTAGAGGTGTCAAAAACGGCTACTTCCATGCCGAAGCGGTCGCCGCACGAAAAGCCAAAGAAGCAGGTTCGCCTAGTTATGACACGCTCGCTATTCACGATTATGAAGGCGGAGATGATTTTGCTTTTCAAGTGATAGATAAATTGCCTGGGTACGCAATTAAAAAATGGTTGGAAACACATCCTGACGACGAGGCCAAACTATTGCCAGAAATTGGCAAGGAGATGGCACGACTACATCAAATAAAAGTTAGTGGTTTTGGTGCATTTGATAATGAAAAAGCCAAAAATGGCGAATTGGTTGGTTTACACCAGACTTTTGGCGAAGCCGTCCGCGCAGGTTTGCCATTTAATATTGATGTATTGAAGCAATACGGCATATTGACCGAGCAACAAGCCGAAGCAATAGCAAAATTATTTGATAGCAATCCTTTACTAGACTCGAACGAAGCGATTTTGGTACACAATGATTTTGCTGACTGGAACTTATTGACTGATGGGCAGGGTATTACGGGTATTTTGGATTGGGACGAGTGTGTTGGCGGAATACCAGAGAGTGACATTGCTTGTTGGAGTACCTTTTTTGAACCTGAGCGTCTAAAAGGTTTCTTGGACGGTTATTTTTCGGTTGTCCAAAAGTCTAACGACTTTGATGACAAGTTTGAGTTACTGCGCTTGCGCTATGTTGTGTCAAAAATGACACTGCGTTTGCGTCGTTATTCTTGGGAACCTACCGACTTTATGCGTGAGAAAATTGAAACTGGCAAAACCCATTTGGCACAGTCAATGGAATGCTTTGGGCTGTAA
- a CDS encoding SDR family oxidoreductase — MSFLNKVALVTGSTQGIGLAIAHRLFNDGATVILNSPSESDKSVLEQFNDLARVRFVAADISNKAELERVRQHIKDEFGHLDLLVANAGVLPLPAGIDDITDENISRTIDVNLKGTFSTLKLLGALIKETSKDGAIVALTSVDGIIGEPYGVIYSSTKAGIISLTKSFARKYNEPLVRVNAVAPGLVDTPLTKSTGEDPSWTTDLSIIKRMGKPEEIASAVAFLLSDDASFITGQILAVDGGFTLK, encoded by the coding sequence GTGAGTTTTCTAAATAAAGTAGCGTTAGTAACAGGTTCAACACAAGGCATCGGCTTAGCGATAGCACACAGACTTTTTAATGACGGTGCTACCGTAATTCTGAATTCGCCAAGTGAATCAGATAAATCGGTTTTGGAGCAATTTAATGACTTAGCAAGAGTCCGCTTCGTTGCTGCCGACATCTCCAATAAAGCTGAGCTGGAACGAGTGAGGCAACATATAAAAGATGAGTTTGGTCATCTTGATTTGCTTGTAGCAAATGCGGGGGTACTACCACTCCCCGCTGGAATTGACGACATTACAGACGAAAATATAAGTCGCACTATAGATGTAAATCTGAAAGGTACTTTCAGCACCTTAAAGCTACTTGGTGCGCTAATCAAAGAAACATCTAAAGACGGTGCTATTGTTGCGCTAACATCAGTTGACGGCATAATTGGCGAGCCTTACGGAGTAATTTACTCGTCTACCAAAGCGGGTATTATCTCACTTACAAAATCGTTTGCTCGCAAGTACAATGAGCCGCTTGTTCGTGTCAATGCGGTTGCCCCCGGTTTGGTCGATACTCCCCTGACCAAAAGCACAGGCGAAGACCCTAGCTGGACAACAGACCTTTCTATCATTAAACGCATGGGAAAGCCCGAAGAAATAGCTTCCGCTGTTGCTTTTCTACTATCAGACGATGCTTCTTTTATAACTGGGCAAATTCTTGCTGTTGACGGCGGGTTTACTTTGAAATGA
- a CDS encoding endo alpha-1,4 polygalactosaminidase produces MKKVKISLRKLIENKKIFVILFIAIIGFIAILVAKAGTYSIEIEAEKGADSKLVIADSSASGGKAIKFGQASQSSWWKPAQNTRWQWVLEGGITVDAANLNRFDMWDIDLTDAIPGNTTQTVTWANGETRTVTWPKGKNADAFTALKSSGKKVICYMDIGAYETYEPDASLFPGKWGSGNNSRGSIPYNGPASYANVDVIGGTSEDSAGGTFEGEYWMDIKENSWQYWAPIMWARLDVAKKIGCDGVEGDQINSYGNDKTFNITEAHSLRLYREYYYQAHQRGLTAISKNGVELTDQQVTEPTGIVYCKPGLCVPDGILNEECQQYGECDDLNPATNKGLWVGQVEYRGNATGACPDAKSKGRMAMKKPENYAVTEKILWACWEQ; encoded by the coding sequence ATGAAAAAAGTTAAAATTAGCCTTAGAAAATTAATAGAAAATAAGAAGATTTTTGTAATATTATTCATTGCCATAATTGGATTTATTGCCATTTTAGTCGCTAAAGCTGGAACATATTCGATTGAAATTGAAGCAGAAAAAGGGGCTGACAGTAAATTAGTAATTGCAGATTCGTCTGCTTCTGGCGGAAAAGCTATAAAATTTGGACAAGCATCTCAAAGCTCTTGGTGGAAACCAGCTCAAAATACCCGCTGGCAGTGGGTTCTTGAAGGTGGTATTACCGTAGATGCAGCTAATCTTAATCGCTTCGATATGTGGGATATTGATCTTACTGATGCAATCCCAGGCAATACTACCCAAACGGTAACTTGGGCTAATGGAGAGACAAGAACAGTAACTTGGCCAAAAGGCAAGAATGCAGATGCATTTACAGCTCTTAAGTCATCTGGAAAAAAGGTTATTTGTTATATGGATATAGGGGCTTATGAGACATATGAGCCAGATGCTTCGCTATTTCCTGGAAAGTGGGGCTCAGGAAATAATAGCCGGGGGAGTATTCCATACAATGGGCCAGCATCATATGCAAATGTAGATGTTATTGGTGGAACATCAGAAGATTCAGCCGGCGGTACTTTTGAGGGTGAGTATTGGATGGATATTAAAGAAAATTCTTGGCAATATTGGGCACCGATTATGTGGGCTCGTCTTGATGTAGCAAAAAAAATTGGCTGTGATGGTGTTGAGGGCGATCAGATTAATAGTTACGGAAACGATAAAACCTTTAATATTACTGAAGCTCATTCATTACGACTGTATCGTGAGTATTATTATCAAGCTCACCAAAGAGGGTTAACTGCCATTAGCAAGAATGGCGTGGAATTAACAGACCAACAGGTGACAGAACCTACTGGTATTGTCTATTGTAAACCAGGTCTGTGTGTGCCAGACGGGATTCTTAATGAAGAATGTCAGCAATACGGTGAATGCGATGATTTGAATCCAGCCACGAACAAAGGATTGTGGGTTGGTCAGGTAGAATACAGAGGTAATGCAACTGGTGCTTGTCCGGATGCTAAGAGTAAGGGTAGAATGGCAATGAAGAAGCCTGAAAACTATGCAGTTACAGAAAAAATACTTTGGGCTTGTTGGGAGCAATAA